In the genome of Flaviflexus ciconiae, one region contains:
- the serC gene encoding phosphoserine transaminase has protein sequence MMIPRELLPRDGRFGSGPSRIPSSHLSLDPTWMGTSHRKSPVKNVVGSIREGLNELFALPEGYEIALGNGGASLLWDAIPFCFVEQKAKATTFGQFSTKAAKALHKNPFVDSPIVTQIEPGSAALPEEEPGIDSYLYPHNETSTGAMLPVKRIGPESALTIVDGTSSAGGVMYDPAEADVYYFSPQKCFASDGGLWFAILSPAALERMERLTSERWVPDILNIQLALDNSQKNQTLNTPALATLHLMDTQLRWMLEQGGLEAMDKRTKESSSLVYEWAANTDWAHPFIEEQFRSQVVATIDIDLPADELSTTCRESGIVDIDGYRGLGRNQLRIATFPATEPDEVRALLDSLSWVGQQQR, from the coding sequence ATGATGATTCCACGTGAGCTTCTTCCCCGCGACGGTCGTTTCGGTTCGGGACCTTCCCGGATCCCATCATCTCACTTGAGCTTAGACCCGACGTGGATGGGAACGTCACATCGCAAGTCGCCTGTGAAGAATGTCGTCGGTTCCATTCGAGAAGGACTCAACGAGCTTTTCGCTCTTCCTGAAGGATACGAGATTGCGCTGGGGAATGGTGGGGCATCGCTTCTTTGGGATGCTATTCCCTTTTGCTTTGTCGAGCAGAAGGCAAAGGCCACAACGTTTGGCCAGTTCTCCACGAAGGCCGCGAAGGCCCTCCACAAGAACCCGTTTGTTGATTCCCCGATTGTCACTCAGATCGAGCCCGGTAGCGCGGCGCTACCCGAGGAGGAGCCGGGGATTGACTCCTATCTGTACCCGCACAACGAGACCTCGACCGGAGCTATGCTCCCCGTGAAGCGAATCGGGCCGGAGTCGGCACTGACGATCGTTGATGGAACATCATCGGCGGGCGGCGTTATGTACGACCCGGCCGAGGCCGATGTCTACTACTTTTCTCCCCAGAAGTGCTTTGCTTCCGACGGTGGGCTCTGGTTTGCGATCCTCTCCCCCGCTGCACTGGAGCGCATGGAGAGGTTGACATCGGAACGCTGGGTTCCCGACATCTTGAACATTCAGCTGGCTCTGGACAATTCGCAGAAGAACCAGACTCTCAACACACCCGCTCTTGCCACGCTGCACCTCATGGATACACAACTGAGGTGGATGCTGGAGCAGGGCGGCCTGGAAGCCATGGACAAGAGGACGAAGGAATCATCCAGCCTCGTCTACGAATGGGCTGCGAATACCGACTGGGCCCATCCCTTTATTGAGGAGCAGTTCCGCTCCCAGGTTGTTGCCACCATCGATATTGACCTGCCGGCTGACGAGCTCAGCACGACCTGCCGCGAGTCCGGGATTGTCGACATCGACGGCTACCGTGGCCTCGGCCGCAATCAGCTGAGAATCGCGACCTTCCCGGCCACGGAGCCGGACGAAGTTAGGGCTCTTCTGGACTCGCTGTCCTGGGTGGGACAGCAACAGCGCTAG
- a CDS encoding DUF6880 family protein translates to MDLMSLADGVLPLIRAQSRDLWRYEVANDQGDSMLDGVALLEQALDNPEEMPDLGIAVPTPQETYTVITQAIRSALKVIARADDSSGIIGTACAELLELHPRAAERADVPQLKLADWVFNLPFTDELQVFETDPVAYAPALGSTGMERFKQHVEVLRAEVAKEEPGPYGLRSHKAHVLEWFDKRLAVFDKDPEAIIRTHLRDGSVAGWYVDVSEAFEEIGDIPRTVEWAKQAVLFDYGHQSRDAATRWRRLLIEHLPEEHDDAIRTIFQRWPSAASAAGLHRVDGDEVLGRIHETLEEKNSSELVRFQWKTLKNVQLAWETATRLLPEDDCIWAELAEAYTPIDPVAALRVRARVVSDALIETDRRKYRPAAREFVKLRKEARATGNAEAIALVDSVIGRMRELYPRRPRLMAEFDQAGLP, encoded by the coding sequence ATGGATTTGATGTCGCTAGCCGATGGTGTGCTCCCATTGATCCGTGCGCAAAGCCGGGACCTGTGGCGCTACGAGGTCGCAAACGACCAGGGCGACTCAATGCTCGACGGGGTTGCCCTTCTGGAGCAAGCCCTTGATAATCCGGAGGAGATGCCCGACCTCGGGATTGCTGTTCCGACCCCACAAGAGACCTACACCGTTATCACCCAGGCAATCCGTTCTGCACTCAAAGTAATAGCTCGCGCGGATGACTCAAGTGGGATCATCGGCACAGCGTGTGCGGAACTGTTGGAACTGCATCCGCGCGCGGCTGAGCGTGCTGACGTGCCGCAACTGAAGCTTGCCGATTGGGTATTCAACTTGCCGTTCACCGACGAACTCCAAGTATTTGAAACGGATCCCGTCGCCTACGCTCCCGCACTTGGTTCGACAGGCATGGAGCGTTTTAAACAGCATGTCGAAGTTCTCCGTGCGGAGGTGGCAAAGGAAGAACCCGGCCCATATGGACTCAGAAGTCATAAAGCGCACGTTCTCGAATGGTTCGACAAGCGTCTTGCGGTCTTTGACAAGGACCCCGAAGCAATTATTAGGACACACCTACGGGACGGCAGTGTGGCTGGCTGGTACGTCGATGTTTCTGAAGCATTCGAAGAAATTGGTGATATTCCAAGAACGGTTGAGTGGGCCAAGCAGGCGGTTCTGTTCGACTACGGTCATCAATCGCGTGACGCCGCTACGCGGTGGCGCAGGCTTCTGATTGAGCATTTGCCTGAAGAACACGATGATGCGATCCGCACGATCTTTCAGCGGTGGCCCTCCGCGGCCTCCGCGGCAGGACTGCACAGAGTTGATGGTGATGAGGTCCTCGGCCGGATCCACGAAACTCTGGAGGAGAAGAATTCGAGCGAACTTGTCCGGTTCCAATGGAAGACCTTAAAGAATGTGCAGCTTGCCTGGGAAACCGCAACCCGGCTTCTACCCGAGGACGACTGTATTTGGGCAGAGCTAGCTGAGGCGTATACGCCCATCGATCCGGTGGCCGCTCTGAGGGTCCGAGCCCGGGTGGTGAGCGATGCATTGATCGAAACGGATAGGCGCAAGTACCGGCCGGCCGCACGCGAGTTCGTGAAGCTCCGAAAAGAAGCGCGAGCAACCGGCAACGCAGAGGCCATTGCCCTCGTCGACTCCGTCATCGGGAGGATGCGAGAACTATATCCCCGCAGGCCTCGCCTCATGGCAGAGTTCGACCAGGCCGGGCTGCCGTAG
- a CDS encoding MFS transporter, whose protein sequence is MKRTFLSLKFYNYRLWFFTAIVANTGTWMQRVAQDWLVLTELTDNDGFAVGITTGLQFLPLLLVTPYAGVLADRYDKRKIMYVTQSLMGLLAVGLGALVLTDHATVELVYVFALLLGTVSAFDTPPRQVFVSELVPPKYLTNAIGLNSASFNSARLLGPAVAGLLIAAVGTGWVFVINGISFGATLFGLMLMKSKDFYMSTPQPREKGQIRQAISFVRHRSDIVVIMVVAGIVSCLGLNFQLTSATMASEVFNKEAGEYGLLGSIMAIGSLTGALMAARRSESRVRLVVIAAFGFGVAAGVNAMMPTYWAYAISCILVGYSTLTLLTSANMAIQTSVDPAIRGRVMALYQVVLMGSTPIGAPIVGWISEHIDPRWGIGVGALAALVVSVGALFWARKHWDVKFEYNLRQTPHVTIIGPAEHAARREAAEAEKQQRRKKERTLDATTQEMAALGSSAVAVPPRTASPEEP, encoded by the coding sequence GTGAAGCGTACTTTTCTCTCACTCAAGTTCTATAACTATCGGCTCTGGTTCTTTACCGCGATCGTTGCTAACACGGGTACGTGGATGCAGCGCGTCGCGCAGGACTGGCTTGTCCTCACCGAGCTGACCGACAACGACGGCTTCGCCGTCGGCATCACAACAGGCCTGCAGTTCCTCCCGCTTCTTCTCGTGACGCCCTATGCGGGGGTGTTGGCTGACCGCTACGACAAGCGGAAAATCATGTACGTCACCCAGTCCCTCATGGGATTGCTTGCGGTTGGGCTCGGTGCTCTTGTGCTGACCGATCATGCGACCGTTGAGCTTGTCTACGTCTTCGCGTTGCTGCTCGGAACCGTGTCGGCCTTCGATACGCCTCCCCGTCAGGTGTTTGTTTCTGAGCTGGTTCCGCCCAAGTACCTGACGAATGCGATCGGCTTGAACTCCGCAAGCTTCAACAGTGCCCGTCTACTCGGTCCCGCGGTGGCAGGTCTCCTCATTGCCGCTGTCGGCACGGGCTGGGTCTTTGTCATTAACGGCATCTCCTTCGGAGCTACCCTCTTTGGCCTCATGCTCATGAAGTCGAAGGACTTCTATATGAGTACCCCGCAGCCCCGCGAGAAGGGCCAGATCCGGCAGGCAATCTCCTTTGTTCGGCACCGTTCCGACATTGTGGTCATCATGGTTGTGGCAGGTATTGTCTCCTGCCTGGGCCTGAACTTCCAGCTCACCAGCGCGACCATGGCCTCCGAGGTCTTCAATAAGGAAGCGGGCGAATATGGTCTCCTGGGATCGATCATGGCGATCGGATCGCTCACGGGTGCGCTCATGGCGGCGCGGAGAAGCGAATCCCGCGTCCGGCTCGTCGTCATCGCGGCCTTCGGATTTGGCGTTGCCGCCGGCGTTAACGCCATGATGCCGACCTACTGGGCCTACGCGATCAGCTGTATCCTCGTCGGCTACTCCACGCTCACTCTGCTCACGTCGGCGAATATGGCGATCCAGACATCGGTTGATCCCGCGATCAGGGGCCGAGTGATGGCCCTTTACCAGGTGGTCCTCATGGGTTCGACACCGATCGGCGCCCCGATTGTTGGCTGGATCTCCGAGCACATCGATCCCCGCTGGGGAATCGGCGTCGGTGCCCTTGCTGCGCTGGTTGTTTCGGTTGGCGCGCTGTTCTGGGCGCGCAAGCACTGGGATGTGAAGTTCGAATACAACCTGAGGCAGACCCCGCACGTCACGATCATCGGTCCCGCTGAGCACGCTGCCCGCCGCGAAGCGGCCGAGGCAGAGAAGCAGCAGCGCAGGAAGAAGGAACGTACTCTGGACGCCACCACGCAGGAGATGGCGGCGCTGGGTTCTAGCGCTGTTGCTGTCCCACCCAGGACAGCGAGTCCAGAAGAGCCCTAA
- a CDS encoding rhodanese-like domain-containing protein, protein MFCHLISLTAILPLAAGTPSESDLPEGAIILDMRTPGEYAGGHLDGAQLVDFNAGEVQLAIPELDPNADYLVYCRSGNRSGQGMALMQQAGFTSVTNLGSLEDASAATGINIVQ, encoded by the coding sequence ATGTTCTGTCACCTCATCTCCCTCACCGCTATCCTCCCGCTCGCGGCTGGCACACCGTCTGAGTCCGATCTGCCCGAAGGCGCCATCATCCTCGATATGCGCACGCCGGGTGAGTATGCGGGTGGGCACCTTGATGGTGCCCAGCTTGTTGATTTCAACGCTGGCGAAGTTCAGCTCGCAATCCCCGAGCTCGACCCCAACGCCGACTATCTTGTCTACTGCCGTTCGGGGAATCGTTCGGGCCAGGGCATGGCTCTTATGCAGCAGGCCGGTTTCACAAGCGTCACCAACCTGGGTTCCCTGGAGGACGCCTCAGCGGCCACCGGTATCAACATCGTCCAATAG
- a CDS encoding C40 family peptidase gives MIKSQRTGRHAAAAPIKPMTAGVVTAGAATAGLMFSAAIPSAVGSEEQIDASERITLDEKPTDVAPEAFTVQVDDVEDFDLDAVTVTAEAAPEPEPEPVVEEVVEAPVAETTTATEAAPAQTQAATTQTTTQAATTQTTTQAAEPEPVVEAAPIQTYSATGSRVVAIARSYAGAPYVWGGTSPAGWDCIGFADYVYNQVGVDLPNSSSGARYAGYQVSASQAQPGDLMWWPGHVGIYTGNGMHIAAWNPSMGTQEAPFGAARSTSAYSAN, from the coding sequence ATGATCAAGTCCCAGCGCACTGGCCGCCACGCGGCTGCTGCACCCATCAAGCCCATGACCGCGGGCGTTGTCACTGCAGGTGCGGCGACCGCAGGCCTGATGTTCAGCGCAGCCATCCCGTCGGCCGTTGGCTCCGAGGAGCAGATCGACGCTTCCGAGCGGATCACCCTTGATGAGAAGCCTACCGATGTCGCACCCGAGGCATTCACTGTCCAGGTTGACGATGTCGAGGATTTCGACCTTGACGCTGTAACCGTCACCGCAGAGGCCGCACCCGAGCCGGAGCCCGAGCCGGTTGTTGAGGAAGTTGTTGAAGCTCCGGTAGCTGAGACCACCACGGCAACTGAGGCCGCCCCCGCCCAGACGCAGGCAGCAACGACTCAGACCACCACTCAGGCTGCAACGACTCAGACCACCACTCAGGCCGCAGAGCCGGAGCCGGTTGTTGAAGCCGCTCCGATCCAGACCTACTCGGCTACCGGTTCTCGCGTTGTCGCCATTGCTCGTTCCTACGCGGGCGCACCCTACGTGTGGGGTGGCACCAGCCCCGCCGGTTGGGACTGCATCGGCTTCGCCGACTACGTCTACAACCAGGTTGGCGTTGACCTCCCGAACTCCTCGAGCGGTGCTCGCTACGCCGGCTACCAGGTGTCTGCTTCGCAGGCACAGCCCGGCGACCTCATGTGGTGGCCCGGCCACGTCGGTATCTACACCGGCAACGGCATGCACATCGCAGCTTGGAACCCCTCGATGGGTACCCAGGAAGCCCCGTTTGGGGCAGCCCGATCTACCTCCGCGTACTCGGCTAATTAA
- a CDS encoding MarR family winged helix-turn-helix transcriptional regulator, translating into MVNRAEVAESLRVAVLHLSRVMRGMEELGESRYCVLAALSDGPMTVSGLAAHERVSTPSMSKLVTSMTHSGLVQRVRDESDGRRVDVSLTEGGRQALSDASAAGAIWMNDYFKDLKEEDVSLLARAAELMRGMSTR; encoded by the coding sequence GTGGTTAATCGTGCTGAAGTCGCAGAATCTCTGAGAGTTGCCGTTCTTCACCTGTCGCGGGTGATGAGGGGGATGGAGGAGCTGGGGGAGTCCCGCTACTGTGTCCTGGCGGCTCTATCGGACGGACCCATGACCGTGAGCGGCCTCGCCGCTCACGAGAGGGTCTCGACGCCCTCGATGTCGAAACTCGTGACGAGTATGACCCACTCTGGTCTTGTTCAGCGGGTGAGGGATGAGAGCGATGGGCGTAGAGTCGACGTGAGCCTGACGGAGGGTGGCAGGCAGGCACTGTCCGACGCTTCTGCGGCTGGCGCGATATGGATGAATGACTATTTCAAGGATCTAAAGGAGGAGGACGTCTCCCTTCTCGCCCGAGCGGCTGAGCTCATGAGGGGGATGTCGACCAGGTGA
- a CDS encoding C40 family peptidase: MSKRTAGRHAAPKVRRSHAVAAAATSAALGMTATAAVAAPASEEDAAPAPLALDAEVVEVPAVIDVELPEDAAVELASINVTSTEAPEPVVEPEPVVEPEPVVEETPVVEATPAAETTTEDAATTQAPAATTTTTQTATVQEAAPEPEPEPVQAAPAATGYGSTIVGIARQYSGVPYVYGGTTPSGWDCSGFTSYVFAQAGISLPRSSSAQRYAGYQVSASQAQPGDLVWWPGHVGIYTGNGMHIAARNPSSGTYEGPVYGSPVYIRVAG, from the coding sequence ATGTCGAAACGAACTGCAGGCCGTCACGCGGCTCCCAAGGTGCGTCGCTCGCACGCCGTAGCCGCCGCTGCCACATCCGCAGCACTTGGTATGACTGCCACCGCCGCCGTTGCTGCCCCCGCCTCCGAGGAGGACGCTGCCCCGGCGCCGCTCGCCCTGGACGCTGAGGTTGTTGAGGTTCCCGCCGTCATCGATGTTGAACTTCCGGAAGACGCAGCTGTCGAGCTCGCTTCGATCAACGTCACGTCCACCGAGGCCCCCGAGCCGGTCGTCGAGCCCGAGCCGGTCGTCGAGCCCGAGCCCGTCGTTGAGGAAACTCCGGTAGTCGAGGCAACTCCTGCCGCCGAGACCACGACCGAGGATGCTGCGACCACCCAGGCTCCCGCGGCAACCACCACGACAACGCAGACCGCTACGGTCCAGGAGGCAGCTCCTGAGCCCGAGCCCGAGCCGGTCCAGGCCGCTCCCGCTGCAACCGGCTACGGTTCCACGATCGTGGGAATCGCCCGCCAGTACTCCGGCGTCCCCTACGTCTACGGTGGAACGACCCCGTCCGGTTGGGACTGCTCCGGCTTCACCTCCTACGTTTTCGCTCAGGCCGGCATTTCGCTTCCGCGTAGCTCGTCCGCCCAGCGTTACGCTGGCTACCAGGTCTCCGCTTCGCAGGCGCAGCCCGGCGACCTCGTCTGGTGGCCCGGCCACGTCGGTATCTACACCGGCAACGGCATGCACATCGCGGCACGTAACCCCTCCTCGGGAACCTACGAGGGCCCGGTTTACGGTAGCCCCGTCTACATCCGCGTCGCTGGCTAA
- a CDS encoding metal-dependent transcriptional regulator, giving the protein MADLIDTGEMYLKTVYELEEEGIPPLRARIAERLEHSGPTVSETVNRLSRDGLLTVSSSRQLQLTTEGRRKATEVMRKHRLAERLLTDVIGMDWQYVHEEACRWEHVMSDRVAKQLEAVLGDVSYDPYGNPIPSMVEGPAELGAEESGLVALASLTLTENITATLRRIAEPLQVDVELLASFHEAGIVPGAEITVENTENGLTVKGAEGTINNLAPVVGKHLFIDA; this is encoded by the coding sequence GTGGCTGATCTTATCGACACCGGTGAAATGTACTTGAAAACGGTCTACGAGCTTGAAGAAGAGGGCATCCCACCCCTTCGTGCCCGCATCGCCGAGCGCCTTGAGCACTCGGGACCGACCGTCTCCGAGACGGTGAACCGTCTCTCCCGTGACGGTCTGCTGACCGTCAGCTCCAGCCGTCAGCTTCAGCTCACCACCGAGGGCCGCCGCAAGGCCACCGAGGTGATGCGCAAGCACCGCCTCGCCGAGCGCCTCCTCACCGACGTTATCGGCATGGACTGGCAGTACGTGCACGAGGAAGCGTGCCGGTGGGAGCACGTCATGTCCGACCGTGTCGCCAAGCAGCTGGAAGCCGTCCTCGGCGACGTTAGCTACGACCCGTACGGGAACCCCATCCCGTCCATGGTGGAAGGGCCCGCCGAACTGGGTGCGGAGGAGTCCGGTCTGGTTGCACTCGCATCTCTGACGCTCACGGAAAATATCACGGCGACACTCCGACGCATCGCAGAGCCGCTCCAGGTCGACGTTGAACTTCTTGCCTCCTTCCACGAGGCAGGAATCGTGCCAGGGGCCGAGATTACCGTTGAAAACACTGAGAACGGGCTGACGGTCAAGGGTGCTGAGGGGACGATTAACAACCTCGCCCCGGTCGTTGGGAAGCATCTCTTTATTGACGCTTAA